From a region of the Phaseolus vulgaris cultivar G19833 chromosome 6, P. vulgaris v2.0, whole genome shotgun sequence genome:
- the LOC137832082 gene encoding uncharacterized protein: MAQALCELQSGLQNGLPCAVEGSGNPKVEAEEFVPKTPASKENRRKKAPTKGVLLKKKLELELEMEVDGNLQMDHMFASSSDTTLLGDLEVLRSDDSCCQFPNEGEYFDHTGNFPSPIELANLSESFLAKRCKLGYRAGYILELAQGIVEGKIQLEQLEELSKDASLSCYKQLGDQLKPIKGFGPFTRANVLMCLGYYHVIPWDSETVRHLKQVHSKNTSSKTIERDLEEIYGKYEPYQFLAFWSEIWDFYETRFGKMNEMHSSEYKRITASNMRSTRKATNKRKRPSQKCQ; this comes from the exons ATGGCTCAGGCGCTCTGTGAGCTTCAATCTGGACTGCAAAATGGGTTGCCCTGTGCTGTTGAAGGGTCGGGCAATCCAAAAGTTGAGGCTGAGGAATTTGTTCCCAAGACACCAGCTTCTAAAGAGAACCGCAGAAAGAAGGCTCCTACAAAGGGCGTGCTTCTTAAGAAGAAATTAGAATTGGAATTGGAAATGGAAGTGGATGGAAATTTGCAAATGGACCACATGTTTGCTTCAAGTTCAGACACGACCTTGCTTGGTGATTTGGAGGTGCTTCGTTCAGATGATTCATGTTGTCAGTTCCCTAATGAAGGAGAGTACTTTGACCATACTGGAAATTTTCCTTCCCCAATTGAGCTGGCAAACCTTAGTGAGAGTTTTCTGGCAAAGCGATGCAAACTTGGGTACAGAGCAGGTTATATATTAGAACTTGCACAGGGCATTGTTGAAGGAAAAATCCAATTAGAACAGCTTGAAGAGCTGTCAAAAGATGCAAGCTTGTCCTGCTATAAGCAGCTTGGTGATCAGCTCAAACCAATTAAGGGATTTGGTCCATTTACTCGCGCCAATGTACTTATGTGCTTGGGATATTATCATGTCATTCCATGGGATTCTGAAACTGTTAGACACTTAAAGCAG GTTCATTCAAAAAATACAAGCTCTAAAACAATTGAGAGAGATCTTGAAGAGATTTATGGAAAGTATGAGCCCTATCAGTTCCTGGCATTCTG GTCTGAGATATGGGACTTCTATGAAACAAGGTTTGGGAAGATGAATGAAATGCATTCTTCTGAATATAAACGTATAACTGCTAGTAATATGAGAAGCACAAGAAAAGCAACAAACAAGAGGAAGAGACCATCACAGAAATGCCAATGA